A region of Schistosoma mansoni strain Puerto Rico chromosome 1, complete genome DNA encodes the following proteins:
- a CDS encoding putative 40s ribosomal protein S8 yields the protein MGIARDRIHKRAKTGARRERNRKKRKFELGRPAAMTKLGPKRVHTVRVRGGNLKLRAMRLDQGNFSWPSQAISRKTKIIDVVYNASSNELVRTKTLVKRAIVQIDGAPFRQWFEAHYLKELGRRKVVSKKGHTVTQENPEEDVLLKKRSKSALKKYETRQALPQANVEEPLKEAFVTGRLLACISSRPGQIGRADGYILEGKELEFYSKKLKVKKAK from the exons ATGG GTATTGCTCGAGATCGCATTCATAAAAGGGCTAAGACTGGGGCTCGCAGAGAGCGAAATCGCAAAAAGAGGAAGTTCGAGTTAGGACGTCCAGCAGCAATGACAAAGCTTGGACCTAAACGTGTCCACACAGTTCGTGTTCGAGGTGGGAATCTTAAGTTACGTGCAATGCGTCTGGATCAAGGAAATTTTAGTTGGCCTTCTCAAGCTATCTCACGGAAAACTAAAATAATTGATGTTGTCTATAATGCTTCTAGTAATGAACTTGTCCGAACAAAAACTCTTGTTAAGAGAGCAATAGTTCAGATCGACGGAGCCCCATTCAGACAATGGTTTGAAGCTCACTATTTGAAAGAACTCGGTCGCCGTAAAGTCGTTAGCAAGAAAGGACATACAGTTACACAGGAAAATCCAGAGGAAGATGTTTTGTTGAAGAAACGCAGCAAGTCCGCCTTGAAAAAGTATGAAACTCGTCAGGCTTTGCCTCAAGCAAACGTAGAAGAGCCTTTAAAAGAAGCATTTGTTACAGGTCGTCTGTTAG CTTGTATATCCTCTAGACCTGGTCAAATCGGTCGAGCAGATGGTTATATTCTCGAAGGCAAAGAGTTGGAGTTTTATTCAAAGAAACTAAAAGTTAAAAAAGCAAAATAA